Part of the Permianibacter fluminis genome, AGACAGTCAATCTCACGTCGACCAAGCCAACAGCAATCAACTTAACAGCCATCTCAAGGAACGGTCGTGATTAAACCGCAGTCATTCTGGCATTGGCTGGCCGTCGGGTTTGGCAGCGGTCTGGCGCCGAAAGCGCCTGGCACATTTGGCACGCTGGCGGCATTGCCGCTGGTGATCCTGGGTTGGTGGCAATTATCGCCGCTGGTTTATGCCGCACTGACGGTGCCGCTGTTTGCGCTCGGCGTGTATGCCAGCGAGCGCACGGCGCGCGATTTTGGCATCAAGGATCCGGGCGCCATCGTGGTCGATGAGTGGGTCGGCTTGTGGGCCAGCGCTTTGTTCTTGCCGTTTCATTGGCTCAATGTCTTGCTAATCTTTGTCTTGTTCCGGATTTTCGATATCGCCAAACCGTGGCCGGTATCCTGGGCCGATCGTCGCTGTCAGGGCGGGCTCGGTATCATGTTGGACGATTTACTGGCGGGAGCCATGGCATGCGCTGTATTGCAGCTCGGTTGGCGGGTGTTGACATGAGCGGGCGATTTTCGCGTTGGTGGCGCGGGTGCCTTCCGGCGCTTGGCTTGCTGCTGCTCGGCACCACGGCCATCGCGGCCGATATTCGCGTGCTCGGTTTGTTTGATGATCGCGCGATGCTGTTTATCGATGGCAAACAGCGCTTGTTGAAGGTCGGTGAAACCAGTCCGGAGGGGGTCAAGCTCATCCGTTCTGACAGTGAGCGAGCAGTGCTGGAAATCGCCGGCAAGCGCGAGGAATTTCGGCTCGGCGCCGACATGCATACCAGCATGGCCACGCCCGACGTATTGCGGGTGCAGATCGCCCGCGATAATCACGGCATGTTCCGAACTGCGGGCGCCATCAACGGGATCCCGGTCAGTTTTATGGTCGACACCGGCGCCACCTCGATTGCCATGAGTGCTTCAATGGCCGCGCGTCTCGGTATTGCGTTTCGCCACGAAGGCAAGCCGATGATGGTGCAAACCGCATCAGGAGTGGTGAAAGCCTGGCAGGTGATGCTGAAGACGGTGAAAGTCGGCGAAATTGAGCGAGCATTGGTTGAAGCCGCAGTCATCGAAGCCGAGACTGGCAGTGAAATTCTGCTCGGCATGAGTTTTCTGAGCACCGTCAAGTTGGAAAAGCAAAACAACTTGCTGGTGCTGGAGGCGCGCTACTGATGGCGCTGCCACTGCCGCCGGATCCCGCGCAGTGGCAAGCGGTGCTCGCCGATGCGAGTCGCGATCGGCTGAGTCCGGCCGCACACTGGTATTTTTCCGGCCAATGGATTGCGCTGGACCCGCAGCAACAGCCGTCGCCGCCGATCTGGTTGGTGGCACCGCAACTCCGTTGCCGGCAGCGGCTGCAGGCCGAGCCTTTGGCCATTCGACAACTGGACAGCAGTGCGGTAACGCCGCTGGCGTTGGTGCCGGCGCTCGCCAGCAATCCCACGTTTATCAATCAGGACACTTTGCGCTATCTGGCGCGCCATCCGCTGCGCATTCGCAGCGAGTTGAACGCCGGGCAAGCCGACGAACCGGCTCGCGCGCGCAGCCTGTGGCCGGAAGATTGGCGAATTGAAGCCACCGCTGCGCTGCTTGCCGATGATTGGCATCGTTTCGTGTTGAAAGGCGAAAGCGGCGCGCAGCAGCCATTTTGCTGCCAGCGGCTGTGGCAACGGGACGAACAAACAGATCGCGATCAGTCGAGCCCGCGCTGGGCCATCGGCGTGATGCTCAATGGCGCCCAGGGCGACGATGATGAAGCGCATGGCGGTCACTTTGCCCTGACTCTCGGTCGCTGGCGTGACGACGGCGATATCGCCGACTGGCTGGTGGCCAACTTCTACAATCCGGATGTGGTCAGCGAGAAAGGCATCCTGCCGGCGCTGGTGCCAATGGACAATTATCTGACCGACATCAACAGCGGCCAGCAGCAATACCGACCGTCATGGTTGGTCGCTTGTGATGTGGCCGATGAGCAGATCGCCAGCGCCTTGTACGTACAGCTGCTGACGACACTGGAGCGGTTGTACGATCACCGGGTCCAGTATCAGCACACCGACAACAATTGCACCGGACTCAGCATGGATGCGCTGCGCGCAGCCGGCATTCAGGTGCCGTGCCGTGGCGCGTCATCGCATTTGCTGGCGCCACTGCTGTTCACGTCCACCTTGCTGCGCGAACGCAGCTGGCGGGAGGCCCGCAAAGCCAGTCGTTATCTGCTGGCGGAACAAACCCGATTGCTGCCGTGGCAAGCCTTCGAGGCCTGCGTTGAACACCTGCTCGGTTTGCTGCGCGGATCGCGCACAGCCGGCACGGAAATCGAACACCGTTTGATCAGCAGTACCCGGGCCGTGTACGGTTTGCATTTTCCGCAATTGCCATCGGCACGGGCCTGGGGCCGCGAGCCGGCGGTCAGCTTGTTTGATTATCAGCGCCGGGTGCCACCTAAACGCGCGGACTGGAAAATCATTCCGGTGCCGGCGCGGGAATTGCCGGCCGAGCTCAAACGGACATCGCCGTAGCACCAGCCGCACTGACGATCGCTGATTGAACTTTGCCCTCAACTGCTCATTACGAAAGTATCAGGAAATCGACATGCCACTGCCCACGACCACTGCCAACGACGTAGCGGATATTGCCCATGTCATTCAGCTGTCCATTGCGCCGGTTTTTCTGTTGACCGGTGTTGGTGCCTTGCTCGGCGTGCTGACCAATCGGCTGGCCCGGATCATCGATCGGGCGCGCAAGCTGGAAGATCTGTTGCCGCATGTCAGTGCTGACCGCGAACAGCGGGTGCACGATGAGCTGCACACGCTGTCACGGCGCTCCAAGCTGATCAACCTCGCCATCAGTCTGGTGACCAGTTGCGCGCTGCTGATCTGTCTGGTGATTGTTGGCCTTTTTGCCGCTGCGTTCACCAATACCCGTATCGAAGCCTATATCGGTTGGCTGTTCGTCGCAGCGATGGTGGCGCTGATCGGCGGTCTGATGGTGTTCCTGCGTGAAATCTACGTCGCCACGGCCGCGCTGCGAATCGGACCGCATTGATGGTGATTTTCCTGCCAACAAAAAAGCCCCGAACGCGGGGCTTTTTTGTTGTTGGTTTCGAGCAGTGAGCAGCGACCAGCGCGATCGGCACTAGCGGTTTGATCAACCTGATTTTTTGCCAAACAGTTTCGAGATCAGTGCACCCAGACCGATGACGCCAGCGATGATCAGCTTCTTGAACGCCAGCAGGAATACGCCGATCTTGCCGAAGAAGCCGAGCTTGGCGGCAACGCCACCGGCGACCAGCGCGGCCAGTCCGTACTCCGCCACTTTGTCGGTGTCTTCGTTGAATTCTTCGTAACGCTTGCCGGGCAGAAACTCGGTGGCGCTGACCAGCGCCGGCGTTTCCATCCGGATGGTTTGCAGCTGACCCATGCTGGCCACCGCATTGAGCACCAGCACGCCTTCGCGGCCGAGCACCCGGATGTTGTAATTCAAGGTGTTCTCGCTGGCGCCATCAAATTTCAATTCTTTTGCCCAGACCATTTTGTGCTGGTTGCCATCGTAGGATGGCGGCACGGCCCAGCCGACCAGATCGATATCGCCGAAACCGGCATCCTTGCGCGCGTCGTTTTCGTCTTTCGTGGCTTCCTGCATGTCTTTCAGCAGATCGTTGTAGTCGATGTCGGCGGCATCTTCATCAGAAACATAGCCATCGTTCTCATAGGTCAGCACGATGCCCCAGCCTTCCGCGCTCATCGGGCTGACATCGGCCGGCAGGATCATGCCGATGGTGCCATCACCGCTCGGATTGCCCCAGCCTTGCGTCAACAGCCGCTCGGCATTCTTGCTGTCGATATAAACAAAATTCTCTGGCAGGGTGATCTTGGCAAACTTGCCAGGCAACGCGATTTCGCCGTGTTGCATTTGCAGGCTGGCAACAAACTGTTCGGCCGCGTCGTCGGTTGCGGCCGAGTCGGCATCATCGCCGGTGCTTTCATCGCCCGCGCTGTCATCAGCGCCGGTTTCGCTGCTGTCGGAATAGGCTTCGGAATCAGTTGCAGTGCTGTCCGCATTGGCAACGGCCAGCGTGCTGGCCATGGTCAGCCACAATGCGGTGAGCAGCAATTTCAGTGGTTGGGTATTCATTGTGTCGTCCTTGTTATTTGTCTACAGGTTGTTTTTGGATTGTAAAAAGGCAGGGTGGGTAAACCGTGCTTTCAGTATTTTTGTAAGGCATTCGAGAAAACAGCCTACCAACCGGTGCTGCCGAAAGAAAGGCCGCCGAGACGGCGGCCGGTGCTGGCAGGTTGCAATCTTGTCAAACAGTGCTCAGTCCTGCGCAGCGGCAATCAGTGCGGCGACCGAGATGCCGCTTTCGGCCCGTAACCGGACCGGATCGCCATGTTCGATAAAGCGGTCGGGCAGACCGATCGTCCGGACTTTTACGTTCAGATCCTGTGCCAGCACAAATTCACCGACGGCCGAGCCGGCGCCGCCGAGCACGGCATTTTCTTCCAGCGTAATCAGCCGGTCATGGCTGTGTGCCAGTTGCCTGATCAATTCGGTATCGAGCGGTTTGACGAACCGCATGTCGGCGACGGTGGCGTTGAGCGTTTCGGCCGCTTTCAAGGCGTCACCGAGCAAAGCACCGAAATTCAGAATGGCGATTTTCTCGCCCTGGCGGACGATGCGGCCCTTGCCGATGGCAAGCGCGCTGAAGGTTTTCTCCGGCGTGACGCCCATGCCGGTGCCGCGTGGGTAACGGACCGCTGCCGGGCCCTTGTGCAGCCAGCCGGTGTAAAGCATTTGCCGGCATTCGTTTTCGTCCGATGGCGCCATCAGCAGCAAATTCGGAATGCAGCGCAGGTAAGACAGATCGAACGCGCCATTGTGAGTGGCGCCATCTCCGCCCACCAAACCGCCGCGATCGATTGCGAACAGTACATCCAGATCCATCAGACAGACATCGTGGATCAATTGATCGTAGGCGCGTTGCAGGAAGGTCGAGTAAATCGCCACCACCGGCTTGGCGCCTTCTTTCGCGAGGCCGGCGGCCAAGGTCACCGCATGTTGTTCGGCAATGGCGACATCGAAATAGCGGTCCGGAAATTCTTTTGAGAACCGAATCAGATCCGAGCCTTCGCGCATTGCCGGGGTAATGCCGTAAACGCGCTTGTCCTGCGCGGCGATATCGCAGAGAAATTCACCGAACACATTGGAATAGGTCAGCTTGGGTTTGCTCGGCGGCAGGCTGTCCTTGCTCGGGTCGAAAATCGGCACGCCATGGTAGGCAATCGGATCATTCTCGGCCGGCTCATAGCCTTTGCCTTTGCGGGTCACGACATGAAGAATGCGCGGCCCGGTCTGGGTTTTCAGATTGCCGAGCGTATCGAGCAGGACATCGAGATTGTGGCCGTCGACCGGACCGATGTAATTGAAGCCCAGCTCTTCGAACAGCGTGCTTGGCAGCACCATGCCTTTCATGTGCTCTTCGGCGCGGTGCACCAGTTCTTTCAGCGGTGGTGCCGCACTCAGAACTTTCTTGCCGCCTTCGCGCACCGCGTTATAAAAACGCGATGACAGCAGCCGGGCAAAGTAATTGTTCAG contains:
- a CDS encoding phosphatidylglycerophosphatase A family protein: MIKPQSFWHWLAVGFGSGLAPKAPGTFGTLAALPLVILGWWQLSPLVYAALTVPLFALGVYASERTARDFGIKDPGAIVVDEWVGLWASALFLPFHWLNVLLIFVLFRIFDIAKPWPVSWADRRCQGGLGIMLDDLLAGAMACAVLQLGWRVLT
- a CDS encoding retropepsin-like aspartic protease family protein, with amino-acid sequence MSGRFSRWWRGCLPALGLLLLGTTAIAADIRVLGLFDDRAMLFIDGKQRLLKVGETSPEGVKLIRSDSERAVLEIAGKREEFRLGADMHTSMATPDVLRVQIARDNHGMFRTAGAINGIPVSFMVDTGATSIAMSASMAARLGIAFRHEGKPMMVQTASGVVKAWQVMLKTVKVGEIERALVEAAVIEAETGSEILLGMSFLSTVKLEKQNNLLVLEARY
- a CDS encoding DUF2721 domain-containing protein; translated protein: MPLPTTTANDVADIAHVIQLSIAPVFLLTGVGALLGVLTNRLARIIDRARKLEDLLPHVSADREQRVHDELHTLSRRSKLINLAISLVTSCALLICLVIVGLFAAAFTNTRIEAYIGWLFVAAMVALIGGLMVFLREIYVATAALRIGPH
- a CDS encoding DUF2167 domain-containing protein, which produces MNTQPLKLLLTALWLTMASTLAVANADSTATDSEAYSDSSETGADDSAGDESTGDDADSAATDDAAEQFVASLQMQHGEIALPGKFAKITLPENFVYIDSKNAERLLTQGWGNPSGDGTIGMILPADVSPMSAEGWGIVLTYENDGYVSDEDAADIDYNDLLKDMQEATKDENDARKDAGFGDIDLVGWAVPPSYDGNQHKMVWAKELKFDGASENTLNYNIRVLGREGVLVLNAVASMGQLQTIRMETPALVSATEFLPGKRYEEFNEDTDKVAEYGLAALVAGGVAAKLGFFGKIGVFLLAFKKLIIAGVIGLGALISKLFGKKSG
- the dxs gene encoding 1-deoxy-D-xylulose-5-phosphate synthase encodes the protein MPADLTQYPLLSRLDSPADLRALPRTELAAAADELRRFLIDTISRCGGHFAAGLGTVELTVALHYIFNTPDDRLVWDVGHQAYPHKVLTGRRDQLHTIRQHGGLHPFPAPSESVYDTFAVGHSSTSISAALGMALAAKARGDNRNVVAIIGDGAMTAGMAFEALNHAGAQDVNLLVVLNDNDMSISENVGALNNYFARLLSSRFYNAVREGGKKVLSAAPPLKELVHRAEEHMKGMVLPSTLFEELGFNYIGPVDGHNLDVLLDTLGNLKTQTGPRILHVVTRKGKGYEPAENDPIAYHGVPIFDPSKDSLPPSKPKLTYSNVFGEFLCDIAAQDKRVYGITPAMREGSDLIRFSKEFPDRYFDVAIAEQHAVTLAAGLAKEGAKPVVAIYSTFLQRAYDQLIHDVCLMDLDVLFAIDRGGLVGGDGATHNGAFDLSYLRCIPNLLLMAPSDENECRQMLYTGWLHKGPAAVRYPRGTGMGVTPEKTFSALAIGKGRIVRQGEKIAILNFGALLGDALKAAETLNATVADMRFVKPLDTELIRQLAHSHDRLITLEENAVLGGAGSAVGEFVLAQDLNVKVRTIGLPDRFIEHGDPVRLRAESGISVAALIAAAQD